Below is a genomic region from Pseudomonas extremaustralis.
AACGCCTCTGACTGCGTGGCTTGCAGCGATCTGCTGTCTAAAACGAGTCAGCGAGATAGCGCCTGTTTCGACCAATGAAACCGGAATAGGTCGAGGTAGTTTTAGACAGAATTTTGCAGCGATTTGCGATCGCATCCTGATCACTGGGTCAATTTTACGAACTGCTTAGCGAGATTGCTGTCTGATGTCATGAATGGTTTCAACAAGGCATTTAGGTTCCGAAATTACGGCCGATACACACCGTGTGAAGGGGAGCAAAATGACGAACGGGCTTTCCGATAGTTATTTTTCATTGACTTCATGCGTTGACATATGAAGAATCGCCCCCCACTTTAAGTGGACCGTAAATTACGTTTTACGGCGCATGAAGACCATTTCTAGACCAGTTATGGCATTCCCTGGCACCGCCGGGACGAGGAGAAGACCGTGGGACACGCACTGAAAAAAACCGACCGCATCTACATCCCGCAGCGCGATAAAGCGCGCGTGGCGACTGCACGTCCGGCTGAAGGCGCATACCAGGCTCAAATCGAAAAGGCTTTCTGCACCGCATTCCATCGCTACGAAAAAGCGTTTGAGGATCTGGCTAAAGTCTGATCGAAGGTCAGCCTCATGCCGCCAATGGAACTGTCGGAAATCAGCGAAACTCAGGAGGGGATCAGGTATCTCACTCCTGAAGCGCTGATCTGGATCAACAAGCGTTTAATCCTCGCTCAGACTCCTGGCGAACCCATAGCGGTTATCAAGCCAAACGAACTGAGCTCATCTCAGCAGCGACCAGCACAGCATCGGTACTACACCGGCAATCAAGACATGTTCTGTCTGGCTGCACTGCTGATGCAAAGCCTTATCCAAAATCACCCATTTGCAAATGCCAACAAGCGAACCGCTGCGGCGGCCGGCTATATGTTTCTGTTGCTGAACGGGTATGAGCTGACGGCGCCAGGTGATGAGTTCGTAGAGATTATGGTTGGCGTCGCGCGCCACGAATATGATGAGGAAGATCTAGAGGATTGGCTCGCACATTGGTCTCGTCCTTTCGATGCTGGTGGCCTGAACGGACCTAGCGAATTTCTTGATATGTTTGGCCATATTGAAGCCATGCCTGCTTGCTGATCCCTCCCACGACGTCCTGCCAACTGAATACAATCAACCTATCGCAGTAGTGATTTGATGGCGCATCGCTGGTAATGTCCGTGCCACGTTCGCCGGCATTTAAAGGGATGGAGGCGGAAATAGAAGCCCTGGAGTTGCGAACCTCCGGGGCTTTGCTTTTTGGCGTGCTAATTTTTTGACCTCGGATGTAGGTCAGCGAGCTATCGCCCTAACATAAGCCTGGCACGCCCGCAGCGCGATCAGTCCTTGGTCGCCGGCGTCGGTGATGGCGATAATTCGTTGAGCATGCGCTGGGTCAAGTTGGGCTCGCGCGGCTCCATGAACCACGCCGACGGCGCCGGGGGAGGAAGGCACGTTGCTGCCACTGGCTGTATCCGCGGCGTCGAGAAGGACTGAC
It encodes:
- a CDS encoding type II toxin-antitoxin system death-on-curing family toxin — its product is MPPMELSEISETQEGIRYLTPEALIWINKRLILAQTPGEPIAVIKPNELSSSQQRPAQHRYYTGNQDMFCLAALLMQSLIQNHPFANANKRTAAAAGYMFLLLNGYELTAPGDEFVEIMVGVARHEYDEEDLEDWLAHWSRPFDAGGLNGPSEFLDMFGHIEAMPAC